In Microvenator marinus, one genomic interval encodes:
- a CDS encoding winged helix-turn-helix transcriptional regulator, giving the protein MTHEDCPVREVLSRVGDKWSVHIVAVLREGSMRFSDLRRSIDGISQRMLTRTLRGLERDGLVTRTVTPTTPPRVDYALTPLGRTLLEPIMALAEWAETNRPAIHTARRRYNDAT; this is encoded by the coding sequence ATGACCCACGAGGACTGCCCGGTTCGGGAGGTGCTGAGCCGCGTCGGTGACAAGTGGAGCGTCCACATCGTCGCGGTCCTTCGCGAAGGGTCGATGCGATTCAGCGACCTGCGCCGCTCCATCGACGGGATTTCGCAGCGGATGCTGACGCGCACGCTGCGCGGCCTCGAGCGGGACGGGCTCGTCACGCGCACGGTGACGCCAACCACACCGCCGCGCGTGGACTATGCGCTCACGCCGCTGGGCCGTACCCTGCTCGAGCCCATCATGGCGCTGGCCGAATGGGCCGAGACAAACCGCCCCGCCATCCACACAGCACGTCGACGTTACAACGACGCCACGTGA
- a CDS encoding transglutaminase-like domain-containing protein: MNESPPLERLLDPAQCLEPTEFIDSDSASVEALAQRVQGEGPPIQKAIRLFEHVRDEIQYEFRAKLTNDEYRASRVLADEKGFCVQKAVLLCALLRAARIPSALVLCDLKDYTLPTRIVQAMGTDTMFHHGLNAIHLNGRWLLADASLSPDVVERKRYRRVDFNGEDDALFPKTTLAGAAHAEVIRFHGMYVDLPFSQMMGAFMAAYAQADLAALAELGYRF; the protein is encoded by the coding sequence ATGAACGAAAGCCCCCCTCTCGAGCGCCTTCTCGACCCAGCGCAATGCCTGGAACCGACCGAATTCATCGACAGCGACAGCGCTTCCGTGGAAGCGCTCGCCCAGCGTGTGCAGGGGGAAGGTCCGCCCATCCAGAAAGCCATCCGCCTCTTCGAGCACGTCCGCGACGAGATCCAGTACGAGTTCCGAGCGAAGCTTACGAACGACGAGTATCGCGCGAGCCGTGTCCTGGCGGACGAAAAGGGGTTCTGCGTGCAGAAGGCCGTCTTACTTTGCGCGCTGCTGCGAGCTGCGCGGATACCGTCGGCGCTCGTGCTCTGCGACCTCAAGGACTACACGCTCCCCACGCGCATCGTCCAGGCGATGGGTACCGACACGATGTTCCACCACGGCCTCAACGCCATCCACCTCAACGGGAGGTGGCTCCTGGCGGACGCCAGCTTGTCCCCAGACGTCGTCGAACGAAAGCGCTACCGTCGCGTCGACTTCAACGGTGAAGACGACGCGCTCTTTCCGAAGACGACGCTCGCTGGAGCCGCCCACGCCGAGGTCATCCGATTCCACGGGATGTACGTCGATCTTCCATTCAGTCAGATGATGGGAGCCTTCATGGCCGCATACGCGCAGGCCGATCTGGCCGCGCTGGCGGAGTTGGGGTACCGGTTCTGA
- a CDS encoding PaaI family thioesterase codes for MLSDDDVKWLETPQPGWSALRLPHMILEDSFVSGDSSGRRLSLRFFRHDPDRSLRAKVIFGPGTQGPPGHAHGGSMAAVLDDAMGGAAWMQGHPVVAAELTARFKTMLPLGARCVVEAWVSAVDGRKVRVAGRLRQGDGDTVFAEGEALFITLDPKKFGVLTSEASRIFSELDEGTS; via the coding sequence ATGTTGAGTGATGATGATGTGAAGTGGCTAGAGACTCCCCAGCCTGGGTGGTCGGCATTGCGCCTGCCGCACATGATCCTGGAGGACAGCTTCGTCTCCGGCGACAGCTCGGGCCGTCGGCTCTCACTTCGATTCTTCCGACACGACCCGGACCGAAGCTTGCGAGCCAAGGTCATCTTCGGCCCAGGGACGCAGGGTCCGCCCGGGCACGCCCACGGCGGCAGCATGGCGGCGGTTCTGGACGATGCGATGGGCGGCGCCGCGTGGATGCAGGGCCATCCGGTCGTGGCGGCTGAGCTCACCGCTCGATTCAAGACCATGCTTCCCCTCGGGGCGCGCTGCGTCGTGGAGGCCTGGGTGAGCGCCGTGGACGGTCGCAAGGTACGAGTCGCCGGCCGGCTCAGGCAGGGCGACGGCGACACCGTCTTTGCGGAGGGCGAGGCGCTCTTCATTACGCTCGACCCCAAGAAGTTCGGTGTGCTGACGTCGGAGGCGTCCCGGATCTTCTCCGAGCTCGACGAGGGCACGTCATGA
- a CDS encoding TetR/AcrR family transcriptional regulator, whose amino-acid sequence MRTCSPDDLTGDAERQGAHGAEVHLHPMTLGEPVGGGIFQEITDQEIIDDGGHREVWQQSPEGDLYHLDPHDDELDLWVFRLGYREGSVDLVNGCFALAKRDLALYTCTNNTASQPKAWRLVDVEFIRMTKTIASDTDTHVLMAAAKLFREHGVVGASIRAIADAAGVLPGSVTYRYPTKEALVVALMQRAVADISVRVFDAIEVSSDPVERLRLAMRVHLRTLLDGDDAVFVLLFDWQRLSPQSRAALAQERRRYESIWEGLIYAAAASGQLVEGLDLSLVRKFVFGAANSVAFWYQAGGPRTPEEIADAFSALIGLGALSERSRPHPSVETYERLGALRPHITRNQGGEDVE is encoded by the coding sequence GTGCGCACCTGCTCGCCCGACGACCTGACCGGCGATGCAGAACGACAAGGAGCGCATGGCGCGGAGGTGCATCTCCACCCGATGACCCTCGGGGAGCCTGTCGGGGGCGGCATCTTCCAGGAAATCACCGACCAGGAAATCATCGACGATGGAGGTCACCGCGAGGTCTGGCAGCAGTCGCCGGAGGGCGACCTCTACCACCTCGACCCGCACGACGACGAGCTCGACCTCTGGGTGTTCCGGCTCGGATACCGTGAGGGCAGCGTTGATCTCGTGAATGGCTGTTTTGCGCTTGCGAAACGCGACCTCGCCTTGTACACTTGTACAAACAACACCGCAAGTCAGCCAAAAGCATGGAGACTTGTTGACGTAGAGTTTATACGCATGACCAAGACAATCGCCAGCGACACCGACACGCACGTGCTGATGGCAGCTGCTAAGCTCTTCCGCGAACATGGGGTTGTCGGCGCCTCGATACGGGCCATCGCAGACGCCGCCGGTGTGCTTCCGGGCAGCGTCACCTACCGCTATCCGACCAAGGAAGCGCTCGTCGTTGCACTCATGCAGCGTGCGGTCGCGGACATCAGCGTCCGCGTGTTCGACGCGATCGAGGTGTCGAGCGATCCAGTCGAGCGGCTGCGGCTGGCGATGAGGGTCCACCTGCGAACACTGCTGGACGGGGACGACGCCGTGTTCGTTCTGCTCTTCGACTGGCAGCGGTTGTCGCCGCAGAGCCGGGCCGCTCTCGCGCAGGAACGACGTCGCTACGAGTCGATCTGGGAGGGGCTCATCTACGCCGCGGCGGCGAGTGGACAACTGGTCGAGGGGCTCGATCTTTCGCTCGTGCGCAAGTTCGTGTTCGGAGCCGCAAACTCGGTCGCCTTCTGGTACCAGGCTGGGGGCCCACGCACCCCAGAGGAGATCGCCGACGCTTTCTCTGCGCTGATCGGCCTGGGGGCCCTGTCCGAACGCTCGCGCCCTCATCCCAGCGTCGAAACCTATGAACGATTGGGCGCGCTACGGCCCCATATAACACGAAACCAAGGTGGCGAAGATGTTGAGTGA
- a CDS encoding lipase family alpha/beta hydrolase produces MKDKPNLVRALRGLSSILVEATLKTTTIVEDMHRTIASGPPALGSPLKPVVKLYTKPIYGGIRGITGLVGIGVERALRQIEPAFEDVSPPDVVEMVRAAINGVVGDHLALTENPLAIEMELRFNDETLDFGTLPKGNPLLLYIHGSAMSDIQLMRNGHHHGQKLAEDFGLTCITVRYNSGLHISENGEKLAAKLQELADHVPDVPIIILGFSMGGLVARSAVNLAEKQSLSWRNRLRGMIFLGTPHHGAPLERMGNIFQKLLESTGYSAPIARLARLRSAGVTDLRFGSILREHWSGADRFDHVPDTRTPVPLPTDVLCFAVAGTLSKSLDEGPESLSGDGLVPVSSALGEHENSARRLGLEDHQKKVILNCGHLDLLDHPQVSQELRVSLRLLVKIT; encoded by the coding sequence ATGAAGGACAAACCCAATTTGGTCCGCGCCCTCCGCGGGCTTTCTAGTATCCTTGTGGAAGCGACCCTAAAGACCACCACGATTGTGGAGGACATGCACCGAACCATCGCTTCCGGCCCCCCAGCCTTAGGGAGTCCACTGAAGCCCGTCGTCAAACTCTACACCAAGCCAATCTACGGTGGCATTCGCGGCATTACGGGCTTGGTGGGAATCGGCGTTGAACGTGCACTGAGACAAATCGAGCCAGCATTTGAGGATGTCTCGCCCCCTGACGTCGTGGAGATGGTGCGCGCGGCCATCAATGGAGTTGTGGGAGACCACCTGGCCTTGACTGAAAATCCGCTCGCTATTGAGATGGAGCTCAGATTCAACGATGAGACACTGGACTTCGGCACCTTGCCCAAAGGGAATCCGCTACTGCTCTACATTCATGGGTCGGCGATGTCCGACATCCAGCTCATGCGAAACGGCCATCACCACGGCCAGAAGCTCGCCGAAGACTTCGGCCTCACGTGCATCACAGTCCGGTACAACAGCGGTCTGCACATCTCGGAGAACGGCGAAAAACTCGCCGCCAAGCTTCAAGAATTGGCAGATCACGTGCCCGATGTCCCCATCATTATCCTCGGATTTAGCATGGGTGGCCTGGTGGCCCGCAGCGCAGTGAATCTGGCCGAGAAGCAGTCGCTCTCGTGGAGAAATCGCCTGCGTGGGATGATTTTTCTGGGAACTCCTCATCACGGAGCCCCGCTCGAACGCATGGGGAACATCTTCCAAAAGTTGCTCGAATCCACCGGCTACAGCGCTCCAATTGCGAGGCTCGCTCGCCTCCGAAGCGCGGGCGTTACGGACCTGAGATTCGGTAGCATTTTAAGGGAACATTGGTCGGGCGCGGACCGATTCGATCACGTTCCAGACACCAGGACACCCGTTCCACTACCCACTGATGTCTTGTGTTTTGCGGTAGCCGGAACCCTCTCAAAATCCTTGGACGAAGGCCCCGAGTCATTGTCGGGAGACGGCCTAGTTCCGGTCTCAAGCGCACTCGGAGAACATGAAAACTCCGCCCGGAGACTTGGGCTCGAAGACCACCAAAAGAAAGTGATTCTGAACTGCGGGCATCTCGATCTTCTCGATCACCCTCAGGTTAGCCAGGAACTTCGCGTTTCCTTACGACTACTAGTAAAGATAACTTGA
- a CDS encoding class I SAM-dependent methyltransferase — protein sequence MSEAHVWDRAAGTGQFTAALAIQADQLLATDISPEMVARLRERVRETQLQNVDCAVMSAYELNAPDGTFDGVFCANALRPRRARAIDLGRGLRGGCCRAAARALPAWLRRRSLGDTMSHGHDHAGHDHGGQPVLSAVLTVAVKDLIAATRVGDELRATLKEHFGVEHSTFECRHRNSDSIANYQTKPEEAP from the coding sequence ATGAGTGAAGCACACGTGTGGGATCGCGCGGCTGGCACCGGACAGTTCACGGCAGCGTTGGCCATCCAGGCGGACCAGCTCCTCGCGACCGACATCTCGCCGGAGATGGTGGCTCGGCTCCGAGAAAGAGTAAGAGAAACGCAACTGCAAAACGTCGACTGCGCGGTCATGAGCGCGTACGAGCTAAACGCGCCGGATGGGACCTTCGATGGTGTGTTCTGCGCCAACGCGCTTCGACCTCGCAGAGCTCGAGCGATCGATCTCGGCCGCGGGCTTCGAGGTGGCTGTTGCAGAGCGGCTGCCAGGGCTCTTCCCGCTTGGCTACGTCGTCGCTCACTCGGAGACACCATGAGCCACGGACACGACCACGCGGGGCACGACCACGGCGGGCAGCCGGTGCTCAGCGCCGTTCTGACGGTCGCCGTTAAAGACCTGATCGCGGCGACAAGGGTCGGTGACGAGCTGCGCGCGACACTCAAAGAGCATTTCGGGGTCGAGCACTCCACTTTCGAGTGTCGCCACAGGAACTCAGACTCAATAGCAAACTACCAAACCAAACCAGAGGAAGCGCCGTGA
- a CDS encoding cation transporter, translated as MNQTTFHIKDMDCSSEEQMIRMRLEGIEGISGLEFDLSQRRLDVFHDGSPSAIADVLAPLNLGARQVEHREDVEMPTGDDDASNRGPLMWALAINSTLFVGELAAGLLSGSMGLVADSLDMLADAFVYALSLAAVGGSLVRKRRLAAWSGYLQGGLALLGLAEVVRRFVAPMGAPDVGSMIVVSLVALAANVATLLILRRTKRGEAHIEASWIFTSNDIMVNALVILAGLLVWWSSSQVPDLIAGGLIFLIVANGARRILALSKGSSGR; from the coding sequence GTGAACCAGACAACCTTTCACATCAAGGACATGGACTGCTCGTCGGAGGAGCAGATGATCCGGATGCGCCTGGAGGGCATTGAAGGCATTTCCGGGCTGGAGTTCGATCTCAGCCAGCGACGGCTCGACGTGTTCCACGACGGCTCGCCCTCCGCGATCGCCGACGTCCTCGCGCCTCTAAATCTCGGTGCGCGCCAGGTGGAGCACCGAGAGGATGTCGAGATGCCCACGGGGGATGACGATGCATCCAACCGCGGGCCCCTGATGTGGGCGCTTGCGATCAACTCCACGCTCTTCGTCGGTGAGCTCGCCGCGGGCCTCCTATCAGGATCGATGGGCCTGGTCGCGGACTCCTTGGACATGTTGGCCGACGCGTTCGTCTACGCGCTCAGCCTCGCCGCTGTTGGCGGGAGCCTCGTACGCAAGCGGCGACTCGCCGCCTGGAGCGGCTACCTTCAGGGAGGGCTGGCGTTGCTCGGTCTCGCCGAGGTCGTGCGGCGCTTCGTAGCGCCGATGGGTGCGCCGGACGTAGGGTCGATGATCGTGGTCTCCTTGGTGGCCCTCGCTGCCAATGTGGCGACCCTGCTCATCCTGCGCCGCACCAAGCGGGGTGAGGCCCACATCGAGGCCAGCTGGATCTTCACGTCCAACGACATCATGGTGAACGCCCTCGTCATCCTCGCGGGACTCCTCGTCTGGTGGTCGTCGTCGCAGGTGCCCGATCTCATCGCCGGCGGGTTGATCTTCCTGATCGTTGCGAACGGCGCTCGCCGAATCCTCGCGTTGTCGAAGGGGTCATCGGGGAGGTGA
- a CDS encoding MerR family transcriptional regulator gives MTTLTIGKVAKAAGLGVETVRFYERQGLIAEPARSDSGYRQYGPETIRRLQFIVRAKALGFTLQEIGDLLDLRATPGAGCADVQARAEAKIADIEERITQLDAMKRALGELVVQCRGEGPLSDCPILDALDEEAP, from the coding sequence ATGACCACGCTGACGATCGGAAAAGTCGCAAAAGCCGCCGGCCTCGGAGTCGAGACGGTCCGCTTCTACGAGCGCCAGGGGCTCATCGCCGAGCCCGCCCGTTCCGATTCGGGCTACCGCCAGTATGGCCCCGAGACGATCCGGCGGCTCCAGTTCATCGTCCGCGCGAAGGCGCTGGGCTTCACCTTGCAGGAGATCGGTGACCTCCTCGACCTGCGGGCGACGCCGGGAGCGGGTTGCGCCGATGTGCAGGCGCGCGCCGAGGCGAAGATTGCCGACATCGAGGAGCGCATCACCCAGCTCGACGCGATGAAGCGCGCCCTCGGTGAGCTCGTCGTCCAGTGCCGCGGCGAAGGTCCACTCAGCGACTGCCCGATCCTCGACGCCCTCGATGAGGAGGCGCCATGA
- a CDS encoding multicopper oxidase family protein codes for MTLENPERASRRTAFSLLLVASLALGGCRSNSEGATPSNDEGRAAAPGAPEQPVAEPHDDPARFRLESELAAAYPTDAPPATATREFELHAAPGTTQLFDGRLVDVWAYNGQVPGPVLRVRLGEEVLVRLQSDLPQPTTIHWHGVRVPNAMDGVPGVTQDPIPPGGSFTYRFVPKDAGTFWFHPHVRGAEQVERGLYGVLIVDDAETLPYSRDEVWVLDDWRLSSDGQVDPRFVTRHDLAHDGRWGQMVTVNGDAAQQLTVRPGERIRLRLVNTSNGRVYRPDFGSLEPRVIAVDGMYTARPLPLDGFELAPGNRLDLDIVIPADGSGRSYAITDRFTRRPFTLATIRADGDPVFTPTFEAPSNPNVPGWDGAGERPVDVTYVLNARRGGEHGIQWTINGRPWGEHEVTELEGGRWVRVRFQNDSARLHPMHIHGQFFKVIARNGQPVDAPYFRDTVLLRGRETIDVGMVPIDWGRWMMHCHILEHAESGMMTEVRVGE; via the coding sequence ATGACGCTTGAGAACCCCGAACGCGCCTCGCGACGCACAGCGTTTTCTTTGTTGCTGGTCGCCAGCCTGGCTCTCGGCGGATGCCGCTCGAACAGCGAAGGAGCTACCCCGTCGAACGATGAAGGGAGGGCCGCGGCACCGGGCGCTCCCGAACAACCCGTGGCCGAGCCGCACGACGACCCGGCCCGGTTCAGGCTGGAGAGTGAACTCGCGGCCGCCTACCCGACCGATGCACCACCGGCGACGGCAACCCGTGAGTTCGAGCTGCACGCGGCGCCCGGTACGACACAGCTGTTCGACGGAAGGCTCGTCGACGTATGGGCCTACAACGGACAGGTGCCTGGACCGGTGCTCCGTGTTCGTCTCGGCGAGGAAGTGCTGGTGCGACTTCAGAGCGATCTGCCGCAACCGACCACGATCCACTGGCACGGTGTGCGCGTGCCCAACGCGATGGACGGCGTCCCCGGCGTAACCCAAGACCCGATCCCGCCGGGCGGTTCCTTCACCTACCGCTTCGTCCCCAAGGACGCGGGGACCTTCTGGTTCCATCCGCATGTCCGCGGCGCCGAGCAGGTCGAACGGGGTCTCTATGGCGTCCTGATCGTCGATGACGCCGAGACGCTGCCCTACAGCCGCGACGAGGTCTGGGTGCTCGACGACTGGCGGCTGAGCTCGGATGGGCAGGTCGATCCTCGCTTCGTGACCCGGCACGACCTCGCGCACGATGGTCGGTGGGGGCAGATGGTCACGGTGAACGGTGACGCTGCGCAGCAGCTCACTGTTCGGCCCGGCGAGCGAATCCGGCTGCGTCTGGTGAACACCTCGAACGGCCGCGTGTATCGCCCGGACTTCGGCAGCCTCGAGCCCCGTGTCATCGCCGTGGACGGCATGTACACAGCCCGTCCTCTCCCGCTTGATGGCTTCGAGCTCGCGCCAGGCAACCGACTTGACCTCGACATCGTCATCCCGGCGGATGGATCAGGCCGGAGCTACGCGATCACCGACCGCTTCACCCGCCGACCGTTCACGCTCGCGACCATTCGAGCGGACGGTGACCCCGTATTCACGCCCACGTTCGAGGCGCCATCGAACCCGAACGTCCCGGGATGGGACGGCGCCGGCGAGCGCCCTGTGGACGTGACCTATGTGTTGAACGCGCGGCGTGGGGGTGAGCACGGCATCCAGTGGACGATCAACGGGCGCCCCTGGGGCGAACATGAGGTGACCGAGCTCGAAGGTGGACGCTGGGTCCGCGTCCGCTTCCAGAACGACTCGGCAAGGCTCCACCCGATGCACATCCACGGGCAGTTCTTCAAGGTCATCGCGCGCAACGGGCAGCCCGTGGACGCACCCTACTTTCGCGACACCGTGTTGCTCCGTGGGCGCGAAACCATCGACGTCGGCATGGTACCGATCGACTGGGGCCGGTGGATGATGCACTGCCACATCCTCGAACATGCCGAGTCAGGAATGATGACCGAGGTGCGGGTCGGCGAGTGA
- a CDS encoding APC family permease, with product MTDRSANYEQGSLSLTATVAMGTGVMIGAGIFALTGQVAELAGGLFPLAFIIAAMVSGFSAYSYIKVASAYPSAGGIAMILHKAYGDSTITGAASLLMALSMVINESLVARTFGAYTLRLFPGDAADAWVPVLAVGLIVLAFVVNVAGNKVIGTVSNISAAIKIGGLLVFAAIAVAASGVDLQIQPWPPAGDPTTSTFVGAIALAILAFKGFTTITNSGDEVIEPEKNIGRAIVISLAICLVVYMAVCFAVASSLTLGELIEARDYSLAEAARPAIGGYGTTFTVVIAMIATASGLVASVFAVSRMLAMLTDMKLIPHSHFGMPGDIQKHTLVYTVVIAAVLAALFDLSRIASMGAIFYLVMDMAIHWGVFRHLRDDVGASAPVLVTAIALDALALVAFVFVKGGSDPLIVGVSLGGIATVFAFERFFLRRVRDKGADDRGDTHTHGMDHDA from the coding sequence ATGACCGACCGATCTGCCAACTATGAGCAGGGCAGCCTCAGCCTCACTGCCACCGTGGCGATGGGAACGGGCGTCATGATCGGCGCTGGCATCTTCGCGCTGACCGGGCAGGTGGCCGAGCTCGCGGGGGGACTCTTTCCCCTCGCCTTCATCATCGCAGCCATGGTCAGCGGCTTCAGCGCGTACAGCTACATCAAGGTCGCGAGCGCCTATCCGTCGGCCGGGGGAATCGCCATGATACTCCACAAGGCCTACGGGGACTCGACGATCACAGGGGCGGCGTCGCTCCTCATGGCGCTGTCGATGGTCATCAACGAGAGCCTTGTCGCACGGACCTTCGGGGCCTACACGCTTCGCCTTTTCCCTGGTGATGCAGCGGACGCGTGGGTGCCTGTGCTCGCCGTGGGCCTCATCGTGCTCGCGTTTGTCGTGAACGTTGCGGGGAACAAGGTCATCGGGACCGTGTCGAACATCAGCGCCGCGATCAAGATCGGCGGCTTACTGGTCTTCGCCGCGATTGCCGTCGCCGCCTCGGGGGTTGACCTTCAGATTCAGCCCTGGCCACCCGCGGGCGATCCCACGACGTCCACGTTTGTGGGCGCCATCGCGTTGGCAATCCTCGCGTTCAAGGGGTTCACGACCATCACCAACAGCGGTGACGAGGTCATCGAGCCAGAGAAGAACATCGGACGCGCGATCGTCATCTCGCTCGCCATCTGCCTCGTCGTCTACATGGCCGTCTGCTTCGCGGTGGCGTCGAGCCTTACCCTCGGGGAGTTGATCGAGGCGAGGGACTATTCGCTGGCCGAGGCGGCGCGCCCGGCGATCGGTGGCTACGGAACCACCTTCACCGTGGTCATCGCCATGATCGCGACCGCGTCGGGGCTGGTCGCCAGTGTCTTCGCCGTCTCGCGGATGCTCGCAATGCTCACCGACATGAAGCTCATCCCCCACAGCCACTTTGGCATGCCGGGGGACATCCAAAAACACACGCTCGTCTACACGGTCGTCATCGCCGCGGTACTCGCTGCGCTCTTCGACCTGTCTCGCATCGCGTCGATGGGCGCCATCTTCTATCTGGTGATGGACATGGCTATCCACTGGGGTGTGTTCCGTCATCTGCGCGACGACGTTGGCGCCAGCGCCCCTGTTCTCGTTACGGCGATCGCGCTCGACGCTCTGGCACTGGTGGCCTTCGTCTTCGTGAAGGGAGGCTCGGACCCTCTCATCGTCGGCGTCAGCCTCGGCGGGATCGCCACCGTGTTCGCATTCGAGCGGTTCTTCTTGCGGCGCGTTCGAGACAAGGGCGCTGATGACCGCGGTGACACCCACACGCACGGTATGGATCATGACGCTTGA
- a CDS encoding DUF2231 domain-containing protein: MEQLLPGLTSAPNLHPMVVHFPIAFWIAATGAWSLALARKRDDAWRFGRWLHLLGLLGAAVAVGFGFWATEEMGHDTPGHDLVHVHRDLMLVATGIALVVTALAWWRGDASRRWRVGLMVGSLLLLGVMTIGADRGAELVFRYGIGVAGETPPHSDGHDHAHVDQEAEAEVHDHGAQPPSHTGHEHPPERGSEPGSEEVAGEPPHSDEASSAGSEESPGPASAEPSPAGNAGDGHRHQHDNHEH, encoded by the coding sequence ATGGAACAACTTCTTCCCGGCCTAACATCGGCCCCCAACCTGCACCCCATGGTGGTGCATTTCCCCATCGCCTTCTGGATTGCTGCCACGGGTGCGTGGTCGTTGGCTCTGGCCCGGAAGCGAGATGACGCCTGGCGATTCGGCCGATGGCTTCACCTGCTGGGGCTGCTCGGGGCGGCGGTAGCCGTCGGGTTCGGATTCTGGGCGACCGAGGAGATGGGGCACGACACCCCGGGGCACGATCTCGTCCACGTTCACCGCGACCTCATGCTCGTTGCAACGGGCATCGCATTGGTGGTCACGGCCCTGGCTTGGTGGCGCGGTGACGCATCTCGGCGTTGGCGAGTTGGGTTGATGGTGGGATCGCTGCTCCTGCTTGGCGTGATGACGATCGGCGCCGATCGCGGGGCCGAGCTGGTTTTCCGCTACGGGATCGGAGTGGCCGGAGAGACGCCCCCCCACTCCGATGGTCATGACCACGCGCATGTCGATCAGGAGGCCGAGGCCGAGGTCCACGACCACGGCGCGCAGCCCCCTAGCCACACGGGGCACGAACATCCTCCCGAGCGAGGAAGCGAGCCGGGCTCAGAGGAAGTCGCAGGTGAGCCTCCACATTCTGACGAGGCGTCGTCCGCCGGTTCAGAGGAGTCACCCGGACCGGCGTCGGCGGAGCCTTCGCCCGCAGGCAATGCGGGGGACGGTCATCGTCACCAGCATGACAATCATGAGCACTAG